In Perca fluviatilis chromosome 19, GENO_Pfluv_1.0, whole genome shotgun sequence, the genomic window GCTCAACCTCAAAAAGGAAGATTTCCAGATTCTTCCCCTCTCGCTGGTGTCGTCTGATTGCGGGCAGCAGCTGTTGGAGCGGCTGGAGACGCTGCGGATAGAGACTCATATTGAGGATCACAAAAACGGGCATGCAAATGGGCATGCTGGTGGGCTACCTAACGGAACTAGCAAGCCTCAGAGGAATGGCACATTGGGGATGAAGGACTTGAGGATGGAGATGGTCCACATCCCCATCCCTACAAGAGAAACGACGCGCACCTCGTTCCCTGCCGAGTGGGGAAAGACGGGCATAGCGTTTGTCTATGCGGTGGTGTGCTTCGTTACCACCACTGTCGTCATTTCAGTGGTCCATGAAAGAGTACCGCCGAAGGAGCACACCCCACCACTGCCTGATAAATTCTTCGACCTGTTTGACAGGGTGGAGTGGGCCTTCTCCATCTGTGAGATTAACGGCATGCTGCTCGTGGGACTCTGGCTGATACAGTGGATTCTACTCAAGCACAGGTACAGTCTAGTTTAGTcagacatattattattattatttttttttttaatctgattTGCAACTAAATGAACATTTCATAATTCATTTTCTTGTATGTTTTTTCCAGGTCAATTATAGGCAGGCGATTCTTTTTCATTGTGGGCACACTCTATCTGTACCGGTGTATTACAATGTACATCACCACTCTGCCTGTTCCTGGGATGCACTTCAAATGCTCTCCAAAGGTATTATAGACacacttttatttctctcaCCATTGTAGATTTGTTGAGCATGAAAGGCTTTTTTCTTACTTAACTGCTTTTGGCACAAATGTGCTGAATGTAAAAATTCAGCAAAAAATGAAATCTCTTTTGTAAGCTGAAAGCCCCTTGAGTGCTCTCCATTGAACACTGATTGTAAGACATGATAGTCCATTTTTCTGCGAGTAAGAGGAGCTTCAAGTGGTTGCTTCACTTCCTTGTAGTTGCTGTTATTGTAATATTGTAAATGCTCTACTAGGAAAGCATTTTCATTTCCTTCTTTATTTAAAGCCAATGTGTGCAGCGTTTCTGTTGCTTTACTGACATCtttgaaatttaaaaagaaatcctgGTGAGCATAGATGATACAATAGATGCATTCTGTCTTTTCTCTATGCATCTCAtagctttttaaaacatttgcatgGTGTTCatgacttttcttcatgcaTGTGCTTCTAGAACACAAAATCCCAGCTATATGGGTACACACTGATCAAAACAACCACAGGTACAATCCTGATAGAGTACATTTAGGGAAATGTGGGTTTAGGCAACTGTAATTGCTTAAGTAGTTAAGTGTTGGGGAAATGTGAGGGTTGAGGTTATCCTCATCGACTGTAATGATCCGCGGCCTCCCGTGTTGAGGTCAAACATGTTCTACACCGTTCCACCACTCTCATCCTttagtactgtatatacaacTTAGTTTTACATATTTGCACTTTCtgctactttttattttaaaacttctaatattttagaggaAATATTGGCTGAAAGAAATCTTTTTACTCTACTAAATGTATATACCGGATACCTATGCAATGAGATTATCTCTGCAAAGTGAGGGAAATTGATGTGTTGTTTAAAAAGGTGCAGAACAATACTCAATAGTCCTCACCTATGCCATGTAGACATGTACACACCTGTCTGGGTTAACTTGTGTTGTGCTGCTGATCTTTCTCCTCTGCATCCTACTTTTACACATAATGTTTCTTTAGCAGCTACCAGTTATATTGTCAGTTTTTATACTTTCATTAATTtaagtgtttcttttctttcagctTCTCGGGAACTGGGAGGCACAGACAAGGAGAATAATGAAGATGATTGCTGGTGGGGGCCTATCCATCACAGGTTCCCACACCATGTGTGGAGATTATCTGTACAGTGGCCACACAGTCATGTTAACGCTAACGTACCTCTTCATCAAAGAGTGTAAGTTCCACTGTGTCTGTACAATAGTTTAAGTAAGAATGTAGAGGAAGGTTTTTACTTTTAGAGGCACATAAGAAGATTCAAttaagttttatttatagtatcaaatcataacaagagttatctcgagacactttaacAGATACTttaccacactctataatttacaaagccccaacaattctaataattcccccaagagcaagcagtgcgacagtggcgaggaaaaactccctattaggaagaaacctcggacagacccaggctcttggtaggcggtgtctgacggtgccgttTAACACTttaagtcacattaaagataatggaacagtgacttcaaatggtagtcgtagtagttcatgtcatatcatggcgctgcagggcattacaggatgtagcgtggcccagcagagcatggatggacgtagcaggaagcagcagggtttagcaggacgcagtatgacattgcagggcaccgcagagcttagcaggttCCCTTTTTGAGATTTTACTTTCTCAAAGTCTATCTTTATATTTACCCACCCCAAATGCCATACTGTAGTGCACATTTCCTTCAGAAGGTCAGTTCAGATGTCAACAGAATTATGTACTATTCAGAAATGCTGACCGGgctgttaaactgttgaagtccAAGAGCAAGCAGGTCGTCTCTCACACCTATTGATTCATGAAGTGGCATTAAGCCATATTTATTACAACATATGTTCAATTTCATAGCTGATATTtgaggttcacacacacacacacacacacacacacacacacacacacacacacacacacacacacacacacacacacacacacacacacacactactgtttTAACCACCATCTGTATCTCACTGATGAAGCGTGCCATTGCTCGACTGTTGCAACACTTCTCTAAATTGTGTCAGGAAGTGTAGACATAAAGGAAATGTAGAGATGTTGCACTAACCACTTATGTTAGTATCAGTGTGTTTAGACCTTGCTCTGTTACGTAACATTTTCTGTTCCTTAGCAGGCATTTCCGTTATCAAACATATTTGGTTTATGCACTCACTTGGTTCACCACTAAGCAGGAGGGTCAGAAGACCGAAGCATTTTAACTGTGGGGTCAGGTTGTAGGCATTAGTAGGCACTTTTCTCATGCTTTGAGTAAACTGTTCTTCCCTCTTCTACATCGCATGCTACTGAAATGCTTTACCACCACAGCAGTGACATCAAGTGGTGAAACGGAGAACAGTTTGGTTAATATCTGCAAAAGAGCCACAATGCTCCATCTAACTTACAGGGGCCAAATGCAGTGTTTTTTCTACTAACTGGCTGACGCTCACTGGTCCATTTAGCTGTTAAAGAGAATTCAGCCTGTTGGGTTTGCTTTGTGTATCCGGTGTATTAACCCTCCTCGTTTTTTCATGTTTGATTGGCAGATTCCCCCAAGCGGTTCTGGTGGTACCAATGGTTTTGTTGGACATTGAGCGCTGTAGGGATTTTTTGCATCCTTCTTGCCCATGACCACTACACTGTGGATGTGGTGGTTGCATACTTTATCACTACACGCCTCTTTTGGTGGTACCACACTATGGCTAACCAGCAGGTGAGTGCAACATGTGGCACAAGTTATGTTACTCCATTGGAATTTGAATTAAAGTAAAAGTGAAGTAAGTCAAGTAAATGGGCACACTTAGTCTGGTTCTTACCTTACAGATGAACTGAAATTGTAGTCGGCGAGTCCCGCAATGTAATGACTTAAGCGTGCTCTGGCCCTGAATGTTTTATTGCAGTGTGATTGCAGGCCAgcgggggagagggggggggacagTCGTGCTCTGGCACAGTTCAAGGCAACTGGGCCAAGTGTGAGTACGCCCTTAGGATAAAAAAGGACAGCTGACACAATGTGAAATGACAGTTTCTGAATAATGTGAAATAAATTGCTCAAAGCAAAAAGGAACTAGTAAGGACATTTgcgttttttaatatttaatgttcaCACTTGCAgtattgttgtctttttgtttcaGTCGCTGAAGGAGACGTCACAGGGTAACCCGTTCTCGCGGGTTTGGTGGTACAGACTGTTCAAATACTTTGAAGAGAACGTCAATGGCACGGTCCCTCGTAACTATCAGCTGCCGTTGTCATGGCGATCGTTGCAGTGGAACCGCAGTGTGAAGTACAGCAAACTGGAAATCCAGTGAGGACTAGGACTATGAGTTCCACAAGTGCTGTTTTTACCCATGGAACATGGCACTGTTAAATGTAGCGCTGTCCTTTCACCTCTAGTAACAGACACATCCCTGTCCAAATGGGTAGCACTGTGACCCACCTAgtatttttgtgtatgtatatatgtgtgtgtgtatatgtatatatatatatatatatatatatatatattctctgttcctctttctcttctggTAGATTTTGCCAACACAGAGCACTAAtatatgttttgtgtcttttcctCTTCGTGGGCCACAACAGTTTATGAAGCATTTCGACAAACTAAAGCTCAAAGAATTTTGGCCACAAGGactcaaatactttttttttttttttttttttttttttttttctctctctgcacaaAACCATAAGTAATGTCCATGTTCTTACAAGATTTTTAGTGCAAACTGTGTTAATCAAATGCTCATTTGATAACCAAAATTCCATaagtatttcttttcttttatagcaaattactttttttaaactttcctTGCTAAAATGAGTCAAAGgtgcaaaaaatatttttaagtatgtcaaactttatttttcaaaaaactaATGATGtccaacaaaatatttttagaTTTGTACCTTTTTCAACATGAATAATTGAGAGCATAAGAATCGAATGTGGTATAACGTTATTCCAGTGCCTTTCTTAGCTTGATTGTAAAACAGTTCAAGTACTATGTGTCTTGTCTCTCTGCCGCGGGTGTGACCACGCTGTGGTACGGGGTGGTACATAGTTAACAGTCTCGTTCCCATGAATGTAAAAAACAACTACGCCACAGCCTTACCAGAAAATCGGTGTACCCAAAAAGAAGTGCAGTGAAATATCCTGTTTATTTATTAATGCTTTACGATGTCTGTTTGTGCTTAGTTTGTTAATGCTGTTCTAATAGAAAATAATGACTgttaattgtaattttttttttttttttttttaatgtctaaCATTTCATTTTTACCAATCTGTCTTTTACCAACACAAGTCATGTTCATAGCCCGATCACTGACCTTCAGTTGACTGCTAATTTTACTTTCCACCTCTACATTATCTGCATCTTATCACTGCCTGATTGGAAATTGGAGAAGACGTGTCTAATACCACTTTCACTTCGTGGGCTCAAGCAGGGTTGACTTGTGTTTTGAAAGGGTTATTCCGCGTTGATCGACTCTGCGTCACGACCCAGGTCTAGAGGTCGGTTGGACATGGGCCGTTTTTCAGTGTAAACTGCACACAACCAGCTAACAATCCCGGCGGCACAAATTGTAGTTGGTTGTCACTCATCTCATCTGACCAGTCCACAATACACAAAACTGGCTAAAATGGCGTTCAAATTTCCCTTCTAAAATCTGGGTTGAACAGGggttgatgcatagactgtaaaaataaagccaaaacagtataggtcataaatcCCACTACCTCAGTGTTGGCAGATGGGACATGGgccaagctaaaaaaaaatctaaataaatttgtattttttggATCGTTTGTTCAAATGTTCATTTTCTTACATCAGGTGACAGACCAGGAGTtgtaattccactgtttggccACTATGTTCCATATGCATATCCTGGGGGCCTGCTATACCCTTTTGATGTATAATAAAacctggatacagctttgaggTGGAGCCCTGTTAATTACTAGAGACCTCTGCCAGCTGAGCCGGCGACTTCAAGTTTAGCTCTCCATTAAATTGAATGtggattaaatgatttaattgtgcggctcttctagactttccgaATGTTATCGGACCGAATGGATTAAATTCTGATAGCGAAAGGAGTCCTTTCGCTGGGGTTGTATgatgcaaaaaagaaaatgtatttcctgATTCACACATCTCTTTCGCCATGCAAGTCAAGGGGCATTTTTTTGACCAGAGGGCATCACGTGACTGTCCAGGAGTTGCATTCCGCTGTTGAGCTGCTATGTTCATTTTGCTTCAAAGCCCGGGCACTTCCTGGGGTCCTGCCGTATCTGTAATAATTTGGCTAACctttgtacagtgggaggaagtggagatgaGTCATCCAtctttatacagtctatgggttcAACCTATTGGAACATCTATTTTGGCAAATTATGTCTACAAGGGGGCAAATGTACGAGATGCATAACTACCTGTGtaggtatatttatttcaacataaccACAAACCTGCATAATCAACTAATCTAATAATGGCCTATACCGTAAAACTCTCCCTCTGCACTGTGGTTGGTGCTAGACTGAGAACTGAGCCCCGTTGCATGCCCCTAGCAAGTAAACCAGCCAGCTGTCTGGCCACTAAATTGATCAAATGTAACAACTTTTTTCATTCACATACTCTTGTCACAGCGTAgcaaagcacattgctatcgccagatgagtgacaacttAGTTTGGCTCACTGTCTTTAACCAGCGTAGCATGAAGGCATGTTgagtggaattagcaagctagctaactcGCCAGCCGGCCACAGCTGGCTGCTCGGTCCCACAGCTCAATGGTGTTGCAGTTGATATAAGCGCCCTCTGAAAACCCAGCTTTAGAAAATAAACTTATGAAAATAAGTGTTTTGTATAATTCTCTCATCCACGGCACCGCCACGCTCTCTTCCCGGTCGCCCGAGACACAGGTCTGCAGCCGGCAGTTCAGTGTGGCTGCTGGCTGGCAAGAATCTCTTTTGTAAGATGAGTCGGCAAGCCTAACTTTGCTCTTATTGTTATGAAACTTGGTCCTAAAATGGTCATCTAACTAGCCTACTTCCCTTCTTTACTGCTactgttgagtgtttgatggtCGTATGTGCTTTATAACGTAATTGCTGTGAAACAATCGTAAAATAAGCTTTAATTTTTCTCATTCACAGCTCGTTCcgcgctctctctttctcggtCTGTCTGCTCGCCCGAGCTCGCACCACACGTCTCTGCAGAACGCATTACAAACTGCAGGCCTACTGTACAATAAGGAATTCAAGTAAAAAACACCAGTCCTTGTAGTGTGCAGCTGGACTGTGTGACGTTGGCTGTCCACCTCGCCAATTTCCAGCAAGTGAGGTGGACCTAATTGGTATGGATCGGTCATATCTGAGTTGTCGTGACCAGGGATAAACGTGTtgactggcttggtttgaattGACAAAATAAGGGTTGAACACGGGTCAGATAACCCCGGTCTGACCCTGGTCCTTGGTGTGAAAGAGGTATAAGAGGTATAAGGTGCAGAGTTAAGTTATTCTGGACCTGGAAATGTCATCTTTTGCTCAGGAGATAACAAGACCCTCCCTTTTTCCCCACATTGAGTCCCATTTTGAAATCCGAATTATCCTCATTACTGTCTGGTCTTGTAACCTTTGTGGTGGTAATGAGATCTAGAGGAAAATGTTCAATGTCAACACGTGTTGAGTTTAGGGAATGTCAAAGTTGTGAAAACAGAACCTTCAGGTAAAGTTTCTGAGCATGTCTGTAATAAATCTGCGCGCGTACTTTGTGTGGTTCGTCTCGTACTAAATCAAGCTGCTACCTTCCAGTTTGAAGAcggtcggtctgtctgtctgtctatcttctGTATTGCCTCGTTAAGTGCAATGCCAAAACTAGAAGTAGCTCAACATGGAACTTGTGTGGGGAAGAAGCTGAAGCATGATGCACAGCGCTGGTGATATATTTGACCATATGTATGTGTTCAGTATAACATTAATTTCCATGAATGTGACAATGCTTCCTTATTGATAATCCTAATgatgtacatgttttttttgtttgcttttttgcttttctttgtgtAACTATGGCTGAAATGTAAAGAATAAGTATTGCACAACTCATCTATAGGGAAAGATTTTGTGAATTCAAATGGATTAGGTTTGAAGAGAAACTGCACTAAGCTTTAGGTTATATAAATCCCAAATAAATAATGACAGACAAATAAGTGATTGATTTCTTTAAACATATGATGACACATGTCCAAATGACCGGGTGAGAAAATGACATTATTTTCAACTCATGAAGCGCATACCTTTCGATGCCAACAAGGGTCTTAATGTTTGAGACAAATGAGAGTCCAGGCTTGTCCTCCCTGTCCAATCATTTTTACTTTAGAGAACGGTTTCTGAGTTTTTAAGAGCACAGCAGGTTCCTCACATTTGGCCATAATTTGATATGAGATAATATTTGAAGTAACGGTCCAAACATGGCTCTCTAATGTTTGAGGATGAAGATTGGAGTTTAGGTTTGTCTTCCAGTTTGCCAATCgagttggaatttttttttttttttttatatatataaacgtTTCTTATCCTGTATGTTCCTCTGTAAACTTCTCACCCACATTGTCTCTTTTCTCAGATGTTTGTAAGATATCATACGGGATTGTACTTGGGACGCTTTTGAATAAAACCTTTtactaaaatgtattttattcacTGTTGGTATCTTTAAGGGGGCCAAAAGATGACATCATGGCAGACCCACTAACAGCCAGCAGATGGACACATTGAGTTGCATAAGTAAGACCAGTACAGAGACGGGGATGGCCTCTccttaaatgtgtttttgcttCCAGTTTGTATTTGTGCTCTCCACCTACTGCAAGTATGTCTGACATGGTTACTTGCTCCATTACTTTTGCTCATTCTGGGCCTTTTAGCTAGTATTTCAAATATATCACACTTGTTTCAACACAAGTCTTCTTGTACTCCTCTTATTCCCCCAGCTGTTTTATAGCAATAACTTATAATGCCTGAACACGtggaataaaacatgtttttttttatccttaacAATGAATATTATT contains:
- the zgc:91976 gene encoding phosphatidylcholine:ceramide cholinephosphotransferase 1, encoding MAKMKKVAAWSAEDVSDWLSKEGMLEYIDALRQTDGPALLNLKKEDFQILPLSLVSSDCGQQLLERLETLRIETHIEDHKNGHANGHAGGLPNGTSKPQRNGTLGMKDLRMEMVHIPIPTRETTRTSFPAEWGKTGIAFVYAVVCFVTTTVVISVVHERVPPKEHTPPLPDKFFDLFDRVEWAFSICEINGMLLVGLWLIQWILLKHRSIIGRRFFFIVGTLYLYRCITMYITTLPVPGMHFKCSPKLLGNWEAQTRRIMKMIAGGGLSITGSHTMCGDYLYSGHTVMLTLTYLFIKEYSPKRFWWYQWFCWTLSAVGIFCILLAHDHYTVDVVVAYFITTRLFWWYHTMANQQSLKETSQGNPFSRVWWYRLFKYFEENVNGTVPRNYQLPLSWRSLQWNRSVKYSKLEIQ